From the genome of Leptotrichia sp. HSP-342:
CACCGAGTGTTGCCGCTGTAAAAGCTGATATTCTTAAACTTAATGTTGATATCGTTGATAATATTTCTCCAAAGATTGCATTCAAGAATATTCCAATTTCAATATTGCAAGAAAAAGTCAAGACACCAAACAAAAATCTTGTGCGGATGATTTTAAAAATGGTTGTTTACAACAATCAAGACGAATTATTGCCTGAAAAATGGGAAATTGAATATATATTGCCACAAAAATGGAGTAACTGTTTCTCAGAAAGTGTTGAAAATAAACAGGTTAAAGAATATATAAATTATATTGGAAACAAGATTCCTTTTGAAAAAAGATTGTCAATTAAAGCTTCAGAAAACTTTTTTGAAAAGAAAAAGGAAAATTATGCAAAATCTAAAATTAAATATGTACGTGAATTAATCCCAGCTGATAAGACTGACTGGACTTTTGAAGATATTGACAAAAGAAACAGAAAGGTATCGGAAGAACTTGTTAAATTGTTCATTACATGGAATGGGGAATATGAATTTTAAATTTAATAATTTTTTAGGATAAGGGTGTTAGAAATGCCCTTATTTTTTTAATAAAATTGTTTTAAAGTTCGTTTTATTTTATTTAATTAAATCCTTGAAATTTAAAATAAAAAGGTATATAATGATTTATAAAAATATTTAAGGAGTCAATTATGTTACAAAATTTTTATGGCGTTATTCAAGTAAAACATTACCAGAATGGACGGTTGAGACTTCAAACAGATGCATTAAAAGAGAATGAGGAGTTAGAACAGGAATTTTTAAATAATATGCGTCAATTATCAGGAATACACTCAGTAAGCGTTAATTCAATTATTGGAAGCATCTTAATTTATTTTGATGAAAAAATTATTGAGAGTTCGTTTTTGTATTTAATCGTTCTAAAATTGCTCCATCTAGAAGAAAAAACCTTAAAAAATAAGCCTGGAAAAGTAAAAAAAATGTTAAAACAGGCATTTGAATCTGTTGATATGGCTATTTACAATAAAAGTAGAGGTTATCTGGACTTAAAGACATTAGTTGCAGGAATTTTTGCTTTTTATGGCATTAAAAAATTAAGAGAAATTCCAAAATTGCCTACAGGTACTACTTTATTATGGTGGGCTTTTATTTTTTTATCAGAAGGGAAAAGAAAATAATGTTAGAAAATTTATTTAAGGCTACATATTTGATGTTTAACCAGATAAAGGTTGTACACAGTATTCCTGGCAGATTAAGGCTTTCGGTCCCAAATTTGTCAAAGATTCCAGAAGAATTAAAAAAATATGATTATCGAGTTACAGAACTTATTTTATCAAAAAAAGGCATAAAAAGTATTGAGTATTCGTATGTGACAAATAAAATTCTGCTTTACTATGATGTAAAATTAATTTCAGAAAAACAAATACTAGACTGGCTGAACAAAGTCTGGAAAACTATGATTAATCATTCTGAATTATATGAAAATAAATCCTTAAAGGAAATAGAAGATAATTTGGATACTTTTTATAACATAATTAAAGAACTTTAATTATTGCCAAAATGAAAAAAGAAAGGGATTTTTATGTTAAATAAAGATTATTTGCTGGACTGCAAGATTTTACACGAAATTCGTGGAAGAATCAGAATAAAATCAAGAGCTTTAAAATATCTTGGAATTCATAAGGAAGAGATAACAAAGCAGCTAATGCAGGTTCATTATATCCAAAGTGTTGAAATTTCAAGTATTACAGGAACTATTCTTGTTTATTTTGACAATTTCTCATTAACTGGTGAAAACTTAATATCTTTACTTCAAAATACATTAAATACATATCTAGTAGATATATACAAAAACGAAAAAAAACAAATATCAAATAAATATGTGATTGAAAGACGTCTGCAGGAAGAATCTCCACAGGAAATTATTAAAAATATTGGTGCTGCTGTACTTTTACTGCTACTGCCAAATCCAAACATAAAATTAACAGGAATCAGACGGCTATTTAACTACAAAACTTTATCAACAGTTTCTTTAGCCCTGCCTGTTTTAAAAAATGGAATTTATTCTCTTATTCAAAATAAGCGTCCCAACGCAGATACTCTAAGTTCTACAGCTATTGTCAGCAGCATTATTTTAGGAAGTGAACGAACAGCTTTGACAATTATGATTTTAGAAAAATTTGCAGAGCTTCTGACTGTTTATACAATGAAAAAGACACGTGGCGTAATTAAAGACATGTTAAGTGTTGGAGAAAACTATGTCTGGAAGCAGTCTGATGATGGAAATACGGCCAAAAAAGTTCCAATTGAAGAAATTAGCAAGGGAGATTTTATACTTGTTCAAACTGGGGAAAAAATAAGTGTGGATGGAACGATTGAAAAAGGTGAGGCGATAATTGATCAGTCGGCAATTACTGGGGAATATATGCCTGTTACGAAAAAGGCTGGAGAAGAAGTTTTTGCAGGAACACTTTTAAAAAGTGGAAATATTACTGTAAAAGCTGAGAAGGTTGGAGATGACAGGACAGCTTCTAGAATTATAAAATTAGTGGAAGATGCCGCTTTTAACAAGGCTGATATTCAATCTTATGCCGATACATTTTCTGCACAGTTAATCCCGCTTAACTTTCTGCTCGCCGGAATTGTCTATGTTTCAACGAAAAACTTGCAAAAAGCCCTTAGTATGCTTGTAATTGACTATTCATGCGGAATAAGACTGTCAACAGCAACAGCATTTTCAGCTTCAATTAATACAGCGGCTAAAAATGGAATTTTGATTAAAGGAAGCAACTATCTGGAAGAACTTTCAAGATCTGACACAGTAATATTTGACAAAACAGGTACAATTACCGAAGGAAAACCTAAAATTCAAACGCTGAAGACTTTTGGAAAAAATATGAAAGACAACCGAATGCTTGCACTAGCTGCCGCGGCTGAAGAAACTTCATCACATCCTTTAGCAAGTGCAATTTTGAATGAAATTAAAAATAGAGGATTAAAAATTCCAAAACATAAGGAATCCGTTATTAAAGTTGCAAGAGGGATAGAAACTTTTGTAAATAAGGATATTATTCGTGTAGGAAGCCTGAAATACATGGAAGAGAATGATATTTCACTAGAAGTGGCAAGTGATATAGTGAAGGGAATGCAAAATCGTGGAGAAATTGTAATTTACGTGGCTAAAAATAATGATTTAATAGGTGTTATCGGTGTTTCAGATCCGCCTAGGGAAAATATAAAAAAGGCAATGAATCGGCTAAGAAATCAAGGAATAGATGATATTGTACTGTTAACGGGAGATTTGAGACAGCAGGCTGAAACTATCGCTTCAAGAATGTCAATGGATAGATACGAGTCTGAATTGCTTCCTGAGGACAAGGCTAAAGATATTTTAAAATTCCGTTCAATTGGTTCAAAAGTTATTATGATAGGTGACGGAATAAACGACGCTCCTGCCCTTTCCTACGCAAATGTAGGAATAGCTCTAGGAAGTTCACGTACCGACATTGCGATGGAAGCTGCTGATGTTACAATAACTTCAGACGACCCATTACTAATACCAGGTGTAATTGGTTTAGCAAAAAACACTGTAAAAATAATAAAGCAGAATTTTGCAATGGCAATTGGAATAAATAGTTTTGCCCTTGTATTAGGTGCAACAGGACTTCTGCCTGCAATATACAGTTCAATTTTGCATAACTCTATCACAATTTTAGTAGTTGGAAATTCATTGCGACTATTAAAATACGATGTTAATAAATAAAAATTTTTGTGTTTTTAAAGGAGTTTGAATTAAGATATGAAAAAACTAACCTTAATAATATTGCATAAATTACCGAATCGTGTCAGATTCAAAATTTCACACGATATTGCCAATACAAAAAAAATTTTTGAAACAGTAAAAGTTGAAACTAAAAATACAGCTTTACGGTATAATCAGACTATAAATACTTTGCTCGTTACATTTGAGCCTGAAGAAATTTCAATA
Proteins encoded in this window:
- a CDS encoding HMA2 domain-containing protein: MLQNFYGVIQVKHYQNGRLRLQTDALKENEELEQEFLNNMRQLSGIHSVSVNSIIGSILIYFDEKIIESSFLYLIVLKLLHLEEKTLKNKPGKVKKMLKQAFESVDMAIYNKSRGYLDLKTLVAGIFAFYGIKKLREIPKLPTGTTLLWWAFIFLSEGKRK
- a CDS encoding HMA2 domain-containing protein, yielding MLENLFKATYLMFNQIKVVHSIPGRLRLSVPNLSKIPEELKKYDYRVTELILSKKGIKSIEYSYVTNKILLYYDVKLISEKQILDWLNKVWKTMINHSELYENKSLKEIEDNLDTFYNIIKEL
- a CDS encoding heavy metal translocating P-type ATPase codes for the protein MLNKDYLLDCKILHEIRGRIRIKSRALKYLGIHKEEITKQLMQVHYIQSVEISSITGTILVYFDNFSLTGENLISLLQNTLNTYLVDIYKNEKKQISNKYVIERRLQEESPQEIIKNIGAAVLLLLLPNPNIKLTGIRRLFNYKTLSTVSLALPVLKNGIYSLIQNKRPNADTLSSTAIVSSIILGSERTALTIMILEKFAELLTVYTMKKTRGVIKDMLSVGENYVWKQSDDGNTAKKVPIEEISKGDFILVQTGEKISVDGTIEKGEAIIDQSAITGEYMPVTKKAGEEVFAGTLLKSGNITVKAEKVGDDRTASRIIKLVEDAAFNKADIQSYADTFSAQLIPLNFLLAGIVYVSTKNLQKALSMLVIDYSCGIRLSTATAFSASINTAAKNGILIKGSNYLEELSRSDTVIFDKTGTITEGKPKIQTLKTFGKNMKDNRMLALAAAAEETSSHPLASAILNEIKNRGLKIPKHKESVIKVARGIETFVNKDIIRVGSLKYMEENDISLEVASDIVKGMQNRGEIVIYVAKNNDLIGVIGVSDPPRENIKKAMNRLRNQGIDDIVLLTGDLRQQAETIASRMSMDRYESELLPEDKAKDILKFRSIGSKVIMIGDGINDAPALSYANVGIALGSSRTDIAMEAADVTITSDDPLLIPGVIGLAKNTVKIIKQNFAMAIGINSFALVLGATGLLPAIYSSILHNSITILVVGNSLRLLKYDVNK